Sequence from the Cellulomonas fimi ATCC 484 genome:
CGGTGCGCGCAGGGTCCCGTCCTCGGTCCAGGCGGTGAACGCCCACGTCAGCGCGGCCAGGCCCAGCGCGGCGAGGACCGTCCCGGCGACGTCCAGCCGGCGCACCGCCTCCGGGTCCACCGTCTCGGGCACCGCGCGCAGCGTGACCGCCACGACCACGGCGGCGAGCGGCAGGTTGATCCCGAACACCCACCGCCACGTCGTCACCTCGACGATCCACCCGCCGAGGAACGGCGCGACCGCGCCCGCGATGCCCCCGAGCCCCGACCACGCGCCGATCGCCCGCCCACGGTCCTCGCCCGCGAACGTCGACTGGATGATCGCGAGCGACCCCGGCGTGAGGAGCGCACCCCCGACGCCCTGCAACGCGCGGGCCGCGACGAGCAGCCCCACGGTCGGGGCGAGCGCGCACGCGAGCGACGCGACCGCGAACCACACGACCCCGACGAGGAACACGCGCCGCCGCCCGAACCGGTCCCCGAGCGAGCCGCCCAGCAGCAGGAACGCCGCGAGCGTCAGCGCGTACCCGTTGACGGTCCACTGCAGGTCGGCCGTCGTCGCGTCGAGCTCGTCCGCGATGCGGGGCAGCGCGATCGTGACGACGGTCGCGTCGATGAACGCGAGCGCCGAGCCCAGCACGGTCGCGACGAGCACCCACCGCCCGCGCGCCGACCGGTAGCCGACCGTCGCACCGGCGTGCGCGGACGGCTCAGCGGGCCCTGTC
This genomic interval carries:
- a CDS encoding MFS transporter encodes the protein MTGPAEPSAHAGATVGYRSARGRWVLVATVLGSALAFIDATVVTIALPRIADELDATTADLQWTVNGYALTLAAFLLLGGSLGDRFGRRRVFLVGVVWFAVASLACALAPTVGLLVAARALQGVGGALLTPGSLAIIQSTFAGEDRGRAIGAWSGLGGIAGAVAPFLGGWIVEVTTWRWVFGINLPLAAVVVAVTLRAVPETVDPEAVRRLDVAGTVLAALGLAALTWAFTAWTEDGTLRAPVAAVLAAGVLALVAFVVVESRAAAPLVPPRLFRWRPFAGTNAATLLVYAALSGVFFFLVLTLQVVSGYSPLAAGLAPVPVTLLLLVLSSTSGALGVRIGPRVPMTVGPLVCAAATVLLAGIGPSAPYLTAVLPGVLLFGLGLAAVVAPLTTTALAAAPDRLAGVASGVNNAVARVAGLLGIAVLPLVAGVGTGLTDPTVLADGHRVAMLVCAGLLAAGGVVAWWTVPSSAEAVRPR